Proteins co-encoded in one Carcharodon carcharias isolate sCarCar2 chromosome 7, sCarCar2.pri, whole genome shotgun sequence genomic window:
- the LOC121279993 gene encoding forkhead box protein D4-like 4 — MTSVNASTKPPFFRPFADVEPRELERPSGGRHLDGTCSSALRIAGSEMGDPSWKSESEDRSYLDPSEDPLPSHFTRQPRDEELKEKPGQEQKPAMSYIALIAKAILTSPNKKLNLGSIYKYIEETFPYYKGRGQGWRNSVRHNLSLNECFIKAGRCEDGKGNYWSIHPSNLDDFSKGDFRQRRRCRRRGRSKELENKLTVTYPSCPLPVEPLALHSLYSPYTEQERRAYRLDEVLYRQYITNPFWRWYHSCRNPGAACDAGVGLSSAPSSGSQWQGLGESTSSPNFFKLANN, encoded by the coding sequence ATGACATCGGTGAATGCAAGCACCAAGCCACCATTCTTCAGACCGTTTGCGGATGTGGAGCCCAGGGAGCTGGAGAGACCCAGCGGAGGGAGACACCTTGATGGCACCTGCTCTTCCGCGCTCCGCATCGCGGGGAGTGAAATGGGGGACCCGAGCTGGAAAAGTGAGTCCGAGGACAGAAGCTATCTAGACCCATCTGAGGATCCCCTCCCGAGTCACTTCACCCGTCAACCCAGAGATGAAGAACTGAAGGAAAAACCAGGGCAAGAGCAGAAACCAGCCATGTCTTATATCGCTCTGATAGCCAAAGCGATTCTGACTTCTCCTAACAAGAAACTCAACCTGGGCTCTATATATAAATATATCGAAGAGACCTTCCCATATTACAAAGGTCGTGGTCAAGGCTGGAGAAACAGTGTCCGccacaacctctctctcaatgagtgtttTATTAAAGCAGGGAGGTGTGAGGATGGTAAAGGGAATTACTGGAGTATACATCCCTCCAACCTAGATGATTTCTCCAAAGGAGACTTCAGACAGCGCCGGAGGTGCCGGAGAAGGGGGCGTAGTAAGGAGCTGGAAAATAAACTGACTGTGACTTACCCGAGCTGCCCTTTGCCAGTGGAGCCCCTCGCCCTACATTCGCTGTACTCCCCGTACACCGAGCAGGAGCGCAGGGCGTACCGATTGGATGAGGTGCTCTACAGACAGTACATCACTAACCCCTTTTGGAGGTGGTATCACAGTTGCAGGAACCCAGGGGCCGCCTGcgatgctggggtggggctgtccTCGGCCCCGAGCTCAGGGTCCCAATGGcagggtttgggggagagtacTTCTTCTCCGAATTTCTTCAAATTGGCCAACAACTGA